The following proteins are encoded in a genomic region of Planctomycetota bacterium:
- a CDS encoding peptidoglycan recognition family protein, with protein sequence MTDVPHHLKPDETRRMNLGRMAAVWLTLLAAMGTVGLVCWAAMPKRDRETSGPEEPQDASLESVIRPDGMALPREWKYIIIHHSATRSATLEAIDRWHRETLHTTDSGYHFVINNGRAEGTRDGEITPTPRWLEQRTGAHCRVAEHPEFNEQGIGICLVGHFNREQPTAAQMASLEALVAALSARYHIPLERV encoded by the coding sequence ATGACCGACGTGCCGCACCATCTGAAACCGGATGAAACCAGACGGATGAACCTCGGCCGGATGGCAGCCGTCTGGCTGACGCTCCTCGCGGCGATGGGGACGGTCGGGCTGGTCTGCTGGGCGGCCATGCCGAAACGCGACCGCGAAACTAGCGGCCCCGAGGAGCCCCAGGACGCCTCGCTGGAGTCGGTCATCCGTCCCGACGGCATGGCACTCCCGCGGGAATGGAAGTACATCATTATCCACCACTCGGCGACGCGATCCGCGACGCTGGAGGCGATCGACCGCTGGCACCGCGAGACGCTACACACGACCGACTCGGGATATCACTTCGTGATTAACAACGGCCGCGCGGAGGGGACGCGCGACGGCGAGATCACGCCGACGCCGCGCTGGCTCGAACAGCGCACCGGCGCCCACTGCCGCGTGGCGGAGCATCCGGAGTTCAACGAGCAAGGGATCGGGATCTGCCTGGTCGGCCACTTCAACCGGGAGCAGCCGACCGCCGCGCAGATGGCCAGCCTCGAGGCGCTCGTCGCCGCGCTGTCGGCCCGGTATCACATCCCGCTGGAACGCGTC